The Collimonas sp. PA-H2 genome includes a window with the following:
- a CDS encoding S10 family peptidase: protein MSIKRKLLFGLAVSLQLCALAFAAHQALAQEAPQSEVAAVRPPADQPYNDKTLYGFGAGDALAAAQVTENAAVTHNSISINGRTIHYTATAGHLTAADPKTGKPEASIFYVAYTADKQNAGKRPVTFFYNGGPGSSSVWLHLGSFSPKRIVTGDPATTEPLPFPFVDNKQSLIDTTDMVFIDAVGTGFSEAISPNTNQTFWGVDSDAAVFRDFVTRYLNANHRLESPKYLFGESYGTPRTDVLANLLEMAGTKLTGVVLQSAILNYNSNADFNGGSYGPYFPGYAAVGAYFNLVTPPPTNLTKFAKQMRTFVAGGYEPAVDAFLASNTQPSADLLNQLFFNSGYTVPQWKADFNLDETTFRANLIPGSVIGRYDGRVVAVNGSPLAADGDPSSTLITQPFTDRMNDYLPHGLKYTAVSTYNIENGDTIQNWVWTHDGLPLPDTIPDLAAAIYQNPKLKVLSANGYHDLATPFYNTELDLGRLGPISGLQITHYRGGHMIYLFDPSRLMMKSDLVRYYDSRS from the coding sequence ATGTCGATTAAACGAAAACTACTGTTTGGCCTGGCCGTTTCCCTACAATTATGTGCGTTGGCATTTGCCGCCCATCAGGCGCTGGCGCAGGAGGCCCCGCAAAGCGAGGTGGCAGCGGTGCGGCCGCCGGCCGACCAGCCTTATAACGACAAGACGCTATATGGCTTCGGCGCCGGCGATGCGCTCGCTGCCGCGCAGGTGACGGAAAACGCCGCGGTCACCCACAACAGCATTTCGATCAACGGCAGGACCATCCACTACACGGCGACCGCAGGCCATCTGACTGCCGCCGATCCGAAAACCGGCAAGCCGGAAGCCTCGATTTTCTACGTTGCCTATACCGCTGACAAACAGAATGCCGGCAAGCGGCCGGTCACTTTTTTCTATAATGGCGGCCCGGGCTCATCGTCGGTATGGCTGCACCTCGGCTCCTTCAGCCCCAAGCGCATCGTGACCGGCGATCCGGCCACTACGGAGCCGCTGCCTTTCCCGTTTGTCGACAACAAGCAAAGCCTGATCGATACTACCGACATGGTGTTCATCGATGCGGTCGGCACCGGTTTCTCCGAAGCCATCAGCCCCAACACCAACCAGACTTTCTGGGGTGTGGACAGCGATGCGGCGGTGTTCCGGGATTTCGTCACGCGCTACCTTAATGCCAATCACCGGCTGGAATCGCCCAAGTACCTGTTTGGCGAATCGTATGGCACGCCGCGCACCGACGTCCTCGCCAACCTGCTGGAAATGGCCGGCACCAAGCTGACCGGCGTGGTGCTGCAATCGGCGATCCTGAACTACAACTCGAACGCCGACTTTAACGGCGGCTCGTATGGACCGTACTTCCCAGGCTATGCCGCAGTGGGAGCCTATTTCAACCTGGTGACGCCGCCGCCGACCAATCTCACCAAATTCGCCAAACAGATGCGCACCTTCGTGGCCGGCGGCTATGAGCCTGCAGTGGATGCCTTCCTGGCTTCGAATACGCAGCCCTCGGCCGACCTGCTGAACCAGCTGTTCTTCAACAGCGGCTATACGGTGCCGCAATGGAAGGCCGATTTCAACCTGGATGAAACCACTTTCCGCGCCAACCTGATTCCCGGTTCCGTGATCGGCCGCTATGACGGCCGGGTGGTGGCGGTCAATGGCAGCCCGCTGGCGGCCGATGGCGATCCTTCCAGCACCCTGATCACACAGCCGTTCACCGATCGCATGAATGACTATCTGCCGCACGGTTTGAAATACACCGCGGTCTCGACCTACAATATAGAAAACGGCGACACCATCCAGAACTGGGTCTGGACCCACGATGGCCTGCCTCTGCCGGATACGATTCCCGACCTGGCGGCAGCCATCTACCAGAATCCCAAGCTCAAGGTATTGTCGGCGAATGGCTACCATGACCTCGCCACGCCTTTCTACAATACGGAGCTCGACCTGGGCCGTCTCGGTCCGATTTCCGGCTTGCAGATCACGCACTATCGCGGCGGCCACATGATTTACCTGTTCGATCCGTCGCGCCTGATGATGAAAAGCGATCTGGTGCGGTATTACGACAGCCGCTCATGA
- a CDS encoding LysR family transcriptional regulator — protein MISLRQLKYFVEIVDAGSYTRAAEHLFIAQSALSRQMKELETDMQVSLLQRDSRHIELTEAGQLFYERSKRILEDIEDAIVQAHQVGKGEQGRIRVLHSSSVTLSAAMGNIFNTLLMQFPGVSLDFSRAPSEHQALDIDEGRADFGLVRLPILRQLPNIQVKKVFSEKLVVALSKDHRFAHKGTIGIAELRDEHFVSVPHKDRGGLSYLVAALCMRHDFFPKASRATSRKASLLNLIEANLGIAIVPESMQEIAPTGIRFLQLPPQDAQSDVAVIYRRDAAPMVAAFIAAFLQLMPHAEQA, from the coding sequence ATGATTTCACTCAGACAGCTCAAGTATTTCGTCGAAATTGTCGACGCCGGCAGCTATACCCGCGCCGCCGAGCACTTGTTCATCGCGCAGTCGGCCTTGAGCCGGCAGATGAAGGAACTGGAAACCGACATGCAGGTCAGCCTGCTGCAGCGCGATTCGCGCCATATCGAGCTGACCGAGGCGGGACAGCTGTTCTATGAAAGAAGCAAACGGATCCTGGAAGATATCGAAGACGCCATTGTCCAGGCGCATCAGGTCGGCAAGGGCGAACAGGGCCGCATCCGCGTACTGCATTCGAGTTCGGTCACCTTATCCGCCGCCATGGGCAATATTTTCAATACGCTGCTAATGCAGTTTCCCGGCGTATCGCTGGATTTTTCCCGCGCGCCATCCGAACACCAGGCGCTGGACATCGACGAAGGCCGCGCCGATTTCGGTCTGGTGCGGCTGCCGATTTTGCGCCAGCTGCCGAATATCCAGGTCAAGAAAGTGTTTTCTGAAAAGCTGGTGGTGGCGCTCTCCAAGGACCATCGCTTTGCGCACAAAGGCACAATCGGCATCGCCGAGCTGCGCGACGAACACTTTGTGTCGGTACCGCACAAGGATCGCGGCGGTCTCAGCTACCTGGTAGCGGCGCTGTGCATGCGGCATGATTTTTTCCCCAAGGCTTCGCGCGCCACCTCGCGCAAGGCTTCGCTGCTGAATCTGATTGAAGCCAACCTGGGGATTGCAATCGTGCCGGAAAGCATGCAAGAGATCGCGCCGACGGGGATCCGTTTCCTGCAACTGCCGCCACAGGATGCGCAGTCCGACGTTGCCGTGATTTACCGGCGCGATGCCGCACCCATGGTGGCCGCCTTTATCGCCGCATTCCTGCAGCTGATGCCGCATGCGGAGCAAGCCTGA
- a CDS encoding ACP S-malonyltransferase, with protein MTPRLALLCSGQGGQHAAMFELACSDPASARLLAQLLDPWLAAVIPGRSLPEVLSDQDLLFSNRLAQPLIVAATATIWSALQAQLPAPELVAGYSIGELAAWHVAGAMSAPQAIALAQARAQLMDACPQPGSPQVLFAVSGIALRPLAALLASQHMYVAIETDADSCIVGGLQQDLPGAAAEIERQGGKITLLPVTVASHTPLMAAAVAPFAQQLKLQLSRDPSLPLLSGLDARILTRKEQAIETLSRQMAHTIRWSACMDACAERGITAALELGPGAALSRMLAARHPHIACRSVSEFRSLQGIVNWLQRL; from the coding sequence ATGACGCCGCGGCTGGCGCTGCTGTGCTCAGGACAGGGCGGCCAGCATGCGGCGATGTTCGAGTTGGCGTGCAGCGATCCCGCAAGCGCCCGGTTGCTGGCGCAATTATTGGATCCGTGGCTGGCGGCGGTAATACCCGGCCGGTCGCTGCCAGAGGTCCTGTCGGACCAGGATCTGCTGTTCTCCAACCGCCTGGCCCAACCGCTGATCGTGGCTGCGACGGCCACCATCTGGTCTGCATTGCAGGCGCAATTGCCGGCCCCTGAACTGGTGGCCGGATACAGTATAGGAGAGCTGGCGGCCTGGCACGTCGCAGGCGCCATGTCCGCGCCGCAGGCGATCGCCCTGGCGCAGGCGCGGGCGCAGCTGATGGACGCATGTCCGCAGCCAGGGTCGCCGCAAGTCTTGTTTGCCGTCAGCGGCATCGCCTTGCGGCCGCTGGCAGCCTTGCTGGCGTCGCAGCACATGTACGTGGCGATTGAAACCGATGCCGACAGCTGCATCGTGGGCGGCCTGCAGCAGGATTTGCCGGGCGCTGCCGCCGAAATCGAAAGGCAGGGCGGAAAAATAACGCTGCTACCGGTGACGGTGGCTTCGCATACTCCCTTGATGGCAGCCGCAGTGGCGCCGTTTGCGCAGCAGCTCAAGCTGCAATTGTCGCGCGACCCCTCGCTGCCGCTGCTGTCCGGCCTTGATGCCCGTATCCTGACAAGAAAAGAACAAGCGATAGAGACTCTGTCGCGACAGATGGCGCACACCATCCGCTGGAGCGCTTGCATGGATGCCTGCGCCGAGCGCGGCATTACGGCGGCGCTGGAACTGGGACCGGGGGCAGCGCTGTCGCGCATGCTGGCGGCGCGCCATCCGCATATTGCATGCCGCTCGGTGAGTGAATTCCGTTCGTTGCAGGGTATCGTCAACTGGCTGCAGCGCTTGTGA
- a CDS encoding ABC transporter substrate-binding protein, protein MKVHQKLSLAVSISALGLFGLLAAGSAIAEPGITSNTIVIGQSAGFTGTTAEEVKQATAGAQLYFDIVNKQGGVFGRKIVLESLDDGFEPKRTVENTRKLLNEKNAFALFLYRGTPTTESILGAINDAKVPLIAPVSGATSLHEPMQHYLFNVRSKYRDEVGTAIEQLSGMGLQRYAVLVSNDSFGNDALEGLKQAIKKNKLPEPVVANYERNTVAVEGAVKKIFDAKPQAVLMICTAKPCGAFIKQYREAGGQQQLITLSNVSSQVFLQGLGKDARGLGMTQVFPNPRSSSTQISKEFMTALKTRSELSDSYPTLEGFISAKVLVEGLRRAGNKPTRDSLVSGLESMGGYDIGGMALKYGPNSRDGLNFIELTVIGKDGYVLR, encoded by the coding sequence ATGAAAGTGCATCAGAAGTTGTCTTTGGCTGTCAGCATCAGCGCATTGGGCCTGTTTGGCTTGCTTGCGGCTGGTAGCGCTATCGCGGAACCGGGCATCACCAGCAACACCATCGTGATCGGCCAGTCTGCCGGTTTTACCGGCACCACGGCGGAAGAAGTGAAGCAAGCCACTGCCGGCGCCCAGCTGTATTTCGATATCGTCAACAAGCAAGGCGGCGTGTTCGGCCGCAAGATCGTGCTGGAATCGCTGGACGACGGTTTCGAGCCGAAGCGCACTGTCGAGAATACCCGCAAGCTGCTGAATGAAAAGAATGCGTTCGCGCTGTTCTTGTATCGCGGCACACCGACCACCGAATCCATCCTGGGCGCCATCAACGACGCCAAGGTGCCGCTGATTGCGCCGGTCAGCGGCGCGACTTCGCTGCACGAGCCTATGCAGCACTATCTGTTCAATGTGCGTTCCAAGTACCGCGACGAAGTCGGCACCGCGATCGAGCAGCTGTCGGGCATGGGCCTGCAGCGCTATGCGGTGCTGGTCTCCAACGATTCCTTCGGCAATGACGCGCTGGAAGGCTTGAAGCAGGCGATCAAGAAGAATAAATTGCCGGAGCCGGTAGTCGCCAACTATGAACGCAACACCGTGGCGGTGGAAGGCGCGGTCAAGAAGATTTTCGATGCCAAGCCGCAGGCAGTCCTGATGATTTGCACCGCCAAGCCGTGCGGCGCCTTCATCAAGCAGTATCGCGAAGCCGGCGGCCAGCAGCAGCTGATCACCTTGTCCAACGTCAGCTCGCAGGTGTTTCTGCAAGGCCTGGGGAAAGACGCGCGCGGCCTGGGCATGACGCAAGTGTTTCCGAATCCAAGAAGCTCCAGCACGCAGATTTCCAAGGAATTCATGACCGCGCTGAAGACCCGCAGCGAATTGTCCGATTCCTACCCGACGCTGGAAGGGTTCATCTCGGCCAAGGTGCTGGTGGAAGGCTTGCGCCGCGCCGGCAACAAGCCGACCCGCGACAGCCTGGTCAGCGGCCTGGAAAGCATGGGCGGTTACGATATCGGCGGCATGGCCCTCAAATATGGCCCGAACAGCCGCGACGGCCTGAATTTCATTGAATTGACCGTGATCGGCAAGGATGGCTACGTACTGCGTTAA
- the mdcB gene encoding triphosphoribosyl-dephospho-CoA synthase MdcB: MKIDVTSAARHPALRPPASPQLRRHGLPQQSARQQQAFCQQVARLALRSLYRELQLYPKPGLVSLVDNGSHSDMDAGTFMRSLFSLRHYFVRITQAGMAGKEFAVLRQLGISAEQTMLKATAGVNTHRGAIFCLGMLCAAAGYCHGRSMSLSAPAIRATLLIQWGDALTRHMQERAAIPHCVEPSHGRLAAEKYAVSGASEEAALGFPSLFEAALPRFLSTLGAGRGYDAAAVDALFVLMASISDTNLYHRGGPAAVDKVKTCARAFLEMGGSATKDWREHAISCHKVFIQDKLSPGGAADLLAATYLLHGLSYLR; the protein is encoded by the coding sequence ATGAAAATCGACGTGACAAGCGCGGCCCGCCATCCCGCTCTGCGCCCGCCAGCCTCGCCGCAGTTGCGCCGGCATGGCCTGCCGCAACAAAGCGCGCGCCAGCAGCAAGCCTTCTGCCAGCAAGTCGCGCGGCTCGCCTTGCGCAGCCTGTATCGCGAATTGCAGTTGTATCCGAAGCCCGGCCTGGTGTCCCTGGTAGACAACGGCAGCCACAGCGACATGGATGCCGGCACATTCATGCGCAGCCTGTTTTCGCTGCGCCATTATTTTGTTCGCATCACGCAGGCTGGCATGGCAGGCAAGGAATTCGCCGTATTGCGGCAACTCGGCATTAGCGCCGAACAGACCATGCTGAAGGCGACCGCCGGCGTCAATACCCATCGCGGCGCGATTTTTTGCCTCGGCATGCTGTGCGCCGCGGCCGGCTATTGCCATGGCCGCAGCATGTCCTTGTCGGCGCCGGCCATCCGCGCCACATTGCTGATACAGTGGGGTGATGCCTTGACCCGGCATATGCAGGAAAGGGCAGCGATCCCGCATTGCGTCGAACCCTCCCATGGACGGCTGGCGGCGGAAAAATATGCAGTCAGCGGCGCCAGCGAAGAAGCGGCGCTGGGATTTCCCTCGCTGTTCGAGGCGGCTTTGCCGCGCTTCCTGTCGACGCTGGGAGCCGGCCGCGGCTACGACGCCGCCGCGGTGGATGCCTTGTTCGTCCTCATGGCCAGCATCAGCGACACCAATCTCTACCATCGGGGCGGCCCGGCGGCGGTCGACAAGGTAAAAACATGTGCGCGGGCTTTCCTGGAAATGGGAGGCAGTGCGACAAAAGATTGGCGTGAACACGCAATTAGTTGCCATAAAGTATTTATTCAGGATAAGCTGTCGCCCGGTGGCGCTGCCGATTTATTGGCAGCCACTTATTTGCTGCATGGATTGAGCTACTTGCGTTGA
- the mdcG gene encoding malonate decarboxylase holo-[acyl-carrier-protein] synthase, with protein MLTRHNLVWLSADGWQRAAQTVAADCRATLERWRQEDWPLVLRRREADTPEHELCLGLALPPDGNGDKLRIPLRAQLADVERIEEPLTLRQALAHMPAGWSGPLRAFAGDCLHSGIALRLYGSWAWQVLTRQNYVTAASDIDLLFAPRSTLEFSRGMALLAQHAARLPLDGEVIFPDGRAVAWKECWQAMQAGAEGGIVARVLVKTAVSVQLSTLASLIASLEPA; from the coding sequence GTGCTAACGCGCCATAACCTGGTCTGGCTCAGCGCCGACGGCTGGCAGCGGGCGGCGCAGACAGTGGCGGCGGATTGCCGCGCGACGCTGGAACGCTGGCGGCAGGAGGATTGGCCGCTGGTGCTGCGGCGGCGCGAAGCGGATACACCGGAACATGAGTTGTGCCTGGGACTGGCGCTGCCGCCGGACGGCAACGGCGATAAGCTGAGGATTCCGCTGCGGGCGCAACTGGCAGATGTCGAACGGATTGAAGAGCCGCTGACGCTGCGTCAGGCGCTGGCGCACATGCCAGCTGGCTGGAGCGGTCCGTTGCGCGCGTTTGCCGGCGATTGCCTGCATAGCGGCATCGCGCTGCGGCTGTACGGTTCCTGGGCCTGGCAAGTCCTGACCCGGCAAAACTATGTCACCGCCGCTTCGGATATCGACCTGTTGTTTGCGCCTAGGAGCACGCTGGAATTTTCGCGCGGGATGGCCTTGCTGGCGCAGCATGCGGCACGCTTGCCGCTGGATGGCGAAGTGATCTTTCCGGACGGCCGGGCCGTGGCCTGGAAGGAGTGCTGGCAAGCCATGCAGGCCGGCGCTGAAGGCGGCATTGTAGCGCGCGTGCTGGTGAAGACGGCAGTCTCGGTACAGCTGAGCACGCTGGCCAGCCTGATCGCCAGCCTGGAACCGGCATGA
- the mdcE gene encoding biotin-independent malonate decarboxylase subunit gamma yields the protein MDWMSLAAQLFPQGHTIVEQDNFLTGTAQVDGAAVNVIGSSGHAPIGVEIALLQAQAVLATVRNFPQRPIVILVDTQGQRLRHRDEMLGINSYMAHLGKCIALARSQGHKIIGLVYDQALSGGFITSGLMADACFALPQATIRVMGLPAMARITKVPLERLTELAKSNPVFAPGPVNYLHMGGIDAIWDGDLALQMAQALRDVNPQDRRSAAGLQRGGRSQAFPVAQAVLSANAP from the coding sequence ATGGATTGGATGTCCTTAGCCGCGCAGCTTTTCCCGCAAGGCCACACCATCGTCGAGCAGGATAATTTCCTGACCGGCACCGCGCAAGTCGACGGTGCTGCGGTGAACGTGATCGGCAGCAGCGGCCACGCGCCGATCGGCGTCGAAATCGCCTTGCTGCAGGCGCAGGCGGTGCTGGCCACGGTGCGCAATTTCCCGCAGCGGCCTATCGTCATCCTGGTCGATACCCAAGGCCAGCGCCTGCGCCATCGCGATGAAATGCTGGGCATTAACAGCTATATGGCGCATCTGGGGAAATGCATCGCGCTGGCGCGCAGCCAGGGACACAAGATCATCGGCCTGGTGTACGACCAGGCGCTGTCGGGCGGCTTCATCACCAGCGGCCTGATGGCCGACGCCTGTTTTGCCTTGCCGCAGGCGACCATCCGGGTGATGGGCTTGCCAGCCATGGCGCGCATCACCAAGGTGCCGCTGGAGCGCCTGACGGAACTGGCCAAGAGCAATCCGGTGTTTGCGCCGGGACCGGTGAATTACTTGCATATGGGCGGCATCGATGCGATCTGGGATGGCGATCTCGCCCTGCAGATGGCCCAGGCCTTGCGCGACGTCAACCCGCAGGACCGGCGCAGCGCCGCAGGTTTGCAGCGCGGCGGCCGCAGCCAGGCTTTTCCAGTAGCGCAGGCGGTGTTGAGTGCTAACGCGCCATAA
- a CDS encoding biotin-independent malonate decarboxylase subunit beta: MNSYLEAHARERLDAVLDAGSFSEFLPPSLRIVSPHLGQLDAPVSFDDGVAIGAGRLFGEPILVATQEGGFMGGAVGEVHGAKLTGLLQRALLERPYAVLLLLESGGVRLHEANAGLIAVSEVMRALLEVRAAGIPVIVLVGGSNGCFGGMGIVACCANAIVMSEEGRLAMSGPEVIETANGVEEFDARDRALVWRTTGGKHRYLLGDCQMLVADDSAAFRQAAFALMQECHAAAGAIALTLEALEAEQQFLQDRVDAFGAAVDPLDIWQKIGVVDAVNLPMLEADAFVAATAQLRRRP; this comes from the coding sequence ATGAACAGTTATCTGGAAGCGCATGCGCGCGAGCGCCTGGATGCGGTACTGGATGCCGGCAGTTTCAGCGAATTCCTGCCGCCATCGCTGCGCATCGTCAGCCCGCACCTGGGCCAGCTGGATGCGCCGGTGTCGTTCGACGACGGCGTCGCCATCGGCGCCGGGCGGCTGTTCGGCGAGCCGATACTGGTGGCGACGCAAGAGGGCGGTTTCATGGGCGGCGCGGTGGGCGAGGTGCACGGCGCCAAACTGACCGGCCTGCTGCAGCGCGCACTGCTGGAGCGTCCGTATGCGGTATTGCTGCTGCTGGAAAGCGGCGGCGTGCGCTTGCACGAAGCCAATGCCGGCCTGATTGCGGTATCCGAAGTGATGCGCGCCTTGCTTGAGGTGCGCGCCGCCGGCATCCCGGTGATCGTGCTGGTCGGCGGTTCCAACGGCTGTTTCGGCGGCATGGGCATCGTCGCCTGCTGCGCCAATGCGATTGTGATGTCGGAAGAAGGGCGGCTGGCGATGTCCGGACCGGAAGTGATAGAAACCGCCAACGGCGTCGAAGAGTTCGATGCACGCGACCGCGCGCTGGTCTGGCGCACCACCGGCGGCAAGCACCGCTATCTGCTGGGCGATTGCCAGATGCTGGTGGCCGACGACAGCGCCGCGTTCCGGCAGGCGGCCTTTGCCTTGATGCAGGAATGCCATGCCGCGGCTGGCGCGATCGCCTTGACGCTGGAGGCGCTGGAAGCCGAACAGCAGTTTTTACAGGACCGCGTCGATGCCTTCGGCGCCGCCGTCGACCCGCTCGACATCTGGCAAAAAATCGGCGTCGTGGATGCGGTCAATCTTCCCATGCTGGAAGCCGACGCCTTTGTCGCCGCCACAGCACAACTGCGACGGAGGCCGTGA
- the mdcC gene encoding malonate decarboxylase acyl carrier protein, with amino-acid sequence METLNFRFEHGQRQLPATAQLSGVVSSGNLEVLIESASLNGACTIEIRTAARGFGKIWQAVLADFQQRWQLADTRIAINDMGATPAVVSLRLDQAVEAALGAQP; translated from the coding sequence ATGGAAACCTTGAATTTTCGTTTTGAACACGGCCAGCGTCAGCTACCCGCCACGGCGCAGCTGTCGGGCGTTGTCAGCTCGGGCAATCTGGAAGTACTGATCGAATCGGCGTCACTGAACGGCGCCTGCACGATTGAAATCAGGACTGCCGCGCGCGGCTTCGGCAAGATCTGGCAAGCAGTGCTGGCGGATTTCCAGCAGCGCTGGCAACTGGCCGATACGCGCATCGCCATCAACGACATGGGAGCGACGCCGGCAGTGGTCAGCCTGCGCCTGGACCAGGCGGTGGAAGCGGCGCTGGGAGCGCAACCATGA
- the mdcA gene encoding malonate decarboxylase subunit alpha translates to MDGRRWDLRNANREQRLRRAAETLGSGCQGKVVETGRIQDLLYSVLETGDKVCLEGNNQKQADFLAKALAKLDPARVNGLHMLLSVLALPEHLDIFESGVAARLDFSFSGPQAGRLAGLVAAGKLNIGAIHTYLELFGRYFVDLTPRVALVAAQAADRHGNLYTGPNTEDTPAIVEATAFSGGIVIAQVNEIVDVLPRVDIPADWVGFVVQAPTPHYIEPLFTRDPAQISDIQVLMAMMAIKGIYAEYEIQRLNHGIGFDTAAIELLLPTYAASLGLKGKICQHWALNPHPALIPAIEAGFVESVHSFGSELGMEDYIRARSDVFFVGADGSMRSNRAFSQMAGHYACDMFIGSTLQIDLQGNSSTATAGRIAGFGGAPNMGADARGRRHASPAWLKAGQQARDGRNLIPRGQKLVVQMAETFREHMQPAFVEKLDAWELAEQAGMAIPPVMIYGEDVSHILTEEGLANLLLCRSDEEREQAVRGVAGYTAIGLGRDKRMVENLRDRGIIRRPEDLGIDKRLATRDLLAAKNMKDLVRASGGLYQPPKRFRNW, encoded by the coding sequence ATGGACGGCCGCCGCTGGGACCTGCGCAACGCCAATCGCGAGCAGCGCCTGCGGCGCGCCGCCGAGACACTCGGCAGCGGCTGCCAGGGCAAGGTAGTGGAAACCGGCCGCATCCAGGACCTGCTGTACAGCGTGCTGGAAACCGGCGACAAGGTCTGCCTGGAAGGGAATAACCAGAAGCAGGCCGACTTCCTCGCCAAGGCGCTGGCCAAACTCGATCCGGCGCGCGTCAACGGTCTGCACATGCTGCTGTCGGTGCTGGCCTTGCCGGAGCACCTGGACATCTTTGAAAGCGGCGTCGCCGCGCGCCTGGATTTTTCTTTCTCTGGGCCGCAGGCGGGGCGCCTGGCAGGGCTGGTCGCGGCCGGCAAACTGAACATCGGCGCCATCCATACCTATCTTGAATTGTTCGGCCGTTACTTCGTCGACTTGACGCCGCGCGTGGCGCTGGTGGCGGCGCAGGCGGCGGACCGCCACGGCAACCTGTACACCGGGCCGAATACCGAAGACACGCCGGCGATCGTCGAAGCCACGGCCTTCAGCGGCGGCATCGTGATCGCCCAGGTCAATGAAATCGTCGATGTCCTGCCGCGGGTGGATATCCCGGCAGACTGGGTCGGCTTCGTGGTGCAGGCGCCGACGCCGCACTATATCGAACCGCTGTTCACGCGCGACCCGGCGCAGATCTCCGACATCCAGGTATTGATGGCGATGATGGCCATCAAGGGCATCTATGCCGAGTATGAAATCCAGCGCCTCAACCACGGCATCGGTTTCGACACAGCCGCCATCGAGCTGCTGCTGCCGACCTACGCTGCATCGCTGGGACTGAAGGGCAAGATCTGCCAGCACTGGGCGCTCAATCCGCACCCGGCGCTGATCCCGGCGATCGAGGCCGGCTTTGTCGAGTCTGTTCATTCTTTCGGTTCCGAACTCGGCATGGAAGACTACATCCGGGCCCGCTCCGACGTATTTTTCGTCGGCGCCGACGGTTCGATGCGCAGCAACCGCGCCTTCAGCCAGATGGCCGGCCACTACGCCTGCGACATGTTCATCGGCTCCACTTTGCAGATCGATTTGCAGGGCAATTCGTCTACCGCCACCGCTGGCCGCATTGCCGGCTTCGGCGGCGCGCCCAACATGGGCGCCGATGCGCGCGGGCGGCGTCACGCCAGCCCGGCCTGGCTGAAAGCCGGCCAGCAGGCGCGCGACGGCAGGAATCTGATCCCGCGCGGGCAAAAGCTGGTGGTGCAGATGGCCGAGACCTTTCGCGAACACATGCAGCCGGCCTTCGTCGAAAAGCTGGATGCCTGGGAACTGGCCGAGCAGGCCGGCATGGCGATTCCACCGGTGATGATCTACGGTGAAGACGTCAGCCACATCCTGACCGAAGAAGGGCTGGCCAACTTGCTGCTGTGCCGCAGCGATGAAGAGCGCGAGCAGGCCGTGCGCGGCGTCGCCGGCTATACCGCCATCGGCCTGGGACGCGACAAGCGCATGGTCGAAAACCTGCGCGACCGCGGCATCATCCGGCGCCCGGAAGATCTGGGCATCGACAAGCGGCTGGCCACGCGCGACCTGCTGGCGGCCAAGAACATGAAAGACCTGGTGCGTGCCTCGGGCGGCTTGTACCAGCCGCCGAAGCGTTTCAGGAACTGGTGA